Below is a genomic region from Cellulomonas sp. P24.
GTCGAGGTCGGCGAGGCTGCCCTTGAAGCGACGCTGCTCGGTCAGCACCGAGATCGCGGCGGCACCGCCCTTCTCGTACTCCGCCGCGAGGGCCGCCGGATCGGTGATCGGTGCGAGCGAGCCCTTGCTCGGGCTCGACCGCTTGACCTCGGCGATCACCCCGACGGCGTCCTCGGCACGCAGTCTGCTCAGGCACTCCTTCGCCTCGGTGACCCGCGCAGCCCGCTCCTTGAGCGCGCTCAGCGGCGTGCGGCTCTCCCGCTCGGCGAGGTCCTCCTTGACCCCCACGATGATGTCGTCGAGCACGGTCATGGACCGTCACCTCCCAGTCGCCTGGCAGGCCCCGCCCCACCGTCGGGTGCCTGCATGCTGACAGCCATCGTAGAGGGGTCCCCGGACTCGGCCGACCAGAGTGATCAGCACCTGGACCTCACCGTCCGGCAGTGGTTCCGGCGCTACGGCGCCAACCACGGCGCCAGCACGGGGATGTTGCGCAGGATCCCGAACGCGAGCAGCACCGCGAGCCCGACCAGCGCCCGGCGCGGCGACAGCGGCCGGAACACCGCCTCACCCCGCCATGCCCGCACGCTCATCCGGAGCCACCCGAGGACGAGGAACGGCACGACGAGCACGAACAGCGGGTTCATGCCCCAGGCTGCGGCAACGTCGGCGTGCGCGAGGTCGTAGACCGCGCGGGTGGAGCCGCACAACGGGCAGTACAGACCCGTGAGCAGGTAGAGCGGGCACCCGAGGTACGAGCCCGCCTGGTAGGGGTCGTGCCAGGCGACGAGGGCCGTGAGGCCGATCGCC
It encodes:
- a CDS encoding DUF2752 domain-containing protein yields the protein MAITELCEADRPVAARLAGLRAPAAVGSLAIGLTALVAWHDPYQAGSYLGCPLYLLTGLYCPLCGSTRAVYDLAHADVAAAWGMNPLFVLVVPFLVLGWLRMSVRAWRGEAVFRPLSPRRALVGLAVLLAFGILRNIPVLAPWLAP